In one window of Nicotiana tabacum cultivar K326 chromosome 12, ASM71507v2, whole genome shotgun sequence DNA:
- the LOC107779658 gene encoding F-box protein At1g47056-like, translating into MGQSASTFAGAHNRIKFRSSSPISSMKDSDDSDDAVIDVFEVGDFDYTNYIPDECLACIFQSLSSGDRKSCSLVCRRWLRVEGQSRHRLSLNAQSDLVTVVPLIFSRFDSVTKLALKCDRRSTSIGDEALVLISLRCRNLTRLKLRSCRELTDAGMEAFAKNCKGLKKLSCGSCAFGAKGMNAVLNNCSALEELSVKRLRGITDGASAEPIGPGVAGGSLRVICLKELYNGQCFGPLIIGSKNLRTLKLFRCSGDWDKLLEVIAEQVSCGLVEVHLERLQVSDTGLAAISKCLNLEILHLVKTPECTNIGLKTVAEHCKLLRKLHIDGWKTNRISDEGLIAVAKHCPNLQELVLIGVNPTCASLEKLATNCLNLERLALCGSETVGDPELSCIAAKCNALRKLCIKSCPVSDQGMEALAGGCPNLVKVKVKKCRLVTSESADWLRTTRGSVAVNLDATEPENPDASASDGGVPEVGSENRQVAAQVGGANIASSSTGRSNSFKARLGLTTGRHLVACTFRRWSSFGGSSSSRNT; encoded by the coding sequence ATGGGTCAATCAGCTTCCACCTTCGCCGGAGCTCATAACCGTATCAAATTCAGATCCTCATCGCCGATTTCTTCCATGAAAGATAGCGACGATTCCGACGATGCTGTTATTGATGTATTCGAAGTCGGAGATTTTGATTATACTAACTATATTCCTGATGAGTGTTTAGCTTGCATTTTCCAGTCTCTTAGCTCAGGTGACCGGAAAAGTTGTTCTCTCGTCTGCCGCCGTTGGCTCCGCGTCGAAGGTCAGAGCCGTCACCGTCTCTCTCTCAACGCGCAATCAGACCTTGTAAcggtggttcctttgattttttcACGATTCGATTCGGTCACGAAACTCGCTTTGAAATGTGACCGTAGATCTACGAGTATAGGTGACGAGGCGTTGGTGCTTATCTCGTTACGGTGCCGGAACCTAACTCGTTTGAAGCTCCGATCGTGCCGTGAGCTTACTGATGCTGGAATGGAAGCTTTCGCGAAGAATTGCAAGGGTTTGAAGAAGCTATCTTGTGGATCGTGTGCTTTTGGAGCTAAAGGCATGAACGCCGTGTTGAATAACTGCTCGGCGCTGGAAGAGTTGTCAGTAAAGCGCCTACGTGGCATCACAGATGGCGCGTCGGCTGAGCCGATTGGTCCTGGTGTTGCAGGAGGTTCTCTAAGAGTTATATGCCTTAAGGAACTGTATAATGGACAGTGTTTTGGACCGTTAATTATTGGATCGAAGAATTTGCGGACGCTTAAGCTATTCCGGTGTTCTGGAGATTGGGATAAGCTTCTGGAAGTGATTGCTGAACAAGTTAGCTGTGGACTTGTTGAAGTTCATCTTGAGAGGCTTCAGGTAAGTGACACTGGTCTTGCTGCTATTTCTAAATGTTTAAATCTTGAAATTCTGCACCTTGTGAAAACGCCTGAATGCACTAATATTGGTTTAAAGACTGTTGCTGAACACTGTAAGCTTTTAAGAAAGCTTCATATTGATGGATGGAAGACTAACAGGATAAGTGATGAAGGGTTAATTGCTGTGGCAAAACATTGCCCCAACTTACAAGAATTGGTTTTAATCGGTGTGAACCCGACATGTGCTAGTTTGGAGAAGCTGGCTACGAATTGCTTGAATTTAGAGAGATTGGCTTTGTGTGGAAGTGAAACTGTTGGGGATCCTGAACTGTCGTGCATAGCTGCAAAATGTAATGCTTTGAGAAAACTCTGTATAAAGAGTTGCCCAGTATCCGATCAGGGTATGGAAGCACTTGCTGGTGGATGTCCGAATTTGGTGAAAGTAAAGGTTAAGAAGTGTAGATTGGTGACTTCTGAAAGTGCAGACTGGTTGAGGACCACTAGGGGTTCTGTGGCCGTGAACTTGGATGCAACTGAACCTGAAAATCCCGATGCAAGCGCCAGTGATGGTGGTGTCCCTGAAGTTGGGAGTGAAAATAGGCAGGTGGCCGCCCAAGTAGGTGGTGCGAATATTGCGTCAAGCAGTACCGGGAGGTCCAATTCCTTTAAGGCAAGGCTAGGACTTACAACGGGAAGACATCTGGTGGCTTGCACATTCAGAAGGTGGTCGAGCTTTGGTGGGAGTTCCAGTTCCAGAAATACTTAG